Proteins from a genomic interval of Candidatus Cloacimonadaceae bacterium:
- a CDS encoding cold shock domain-containing protein, producing MKGRVKWFNKNKGYGFIITDDNKEYFVHWKSIVTNSPRELKVLEQDEFVTFDLMETDKGVQAINIIRVNP from the coding sequence ATGAAAGGAAGAGTGAAGTGGTTCAATAAGAATAAAGGCTACGGATTTATCATCACCGATGATAATAAAGAGTATTTTGTCCACTGGAAATCGATCGTAACCAATTCCCCGCGCGAGCTCAAAGTATTAGAGCAAGACGAATTTGTGACATTTGATCTGATGGAGACCGACAAAGGGGTTCAAGCGATCAACATCATCAGAGTAAATCCCTGA